In Nocardia terpenica, the genomic window GGGTTTCGGCCCGAAGTGCACCGACACCTTCGACCCGAGGTCCCGCTGCACCTGCGTGGCGATGCAGTCGGCGTTGCGCTTGCGGAAATAGGTCTCGGCCGCGGCGGCGGTGCCGACCACGGCGAGCAGCACGACGAGTCCGATGATCAGGACCATGCGCCGCACATTGCGGGGTCGGGGCCCACCCGGCACGACGGGTGCGGGCTCGACCGCGGTGTCTGGAGGGATCGAACTCATGCCACCGATTCTTCCCGAGCTTTCTGAGCTCGCTCTGTGGAGCGGTTGTGGGCTTGGGCGCAGCACGACGAATTCGATTGTGACATAACGCACAGCGCCTCGGCGTAACCTGAGTCACATGTCCGGAGAAGCCGCCGCCAGCCGTATCCGCGATCCGGAGCAGCGCTGGTCGGTGCTGCGCCGACTCGCCGGGCGGCACGCCGGGTACTTCACCACCCGCCTGGTCCTGCGCACCGGCTGCGAGGACCGGATCCGATCGGCGCTCGAGGACGGATCGGTGGCCCGGGTCGAGGTCGGCCTGCTGCGCATGACGGACTGGCCCGCGGGCCCGCTCGACGAATACGCGATGTGGGCGGCCTGGTTCCACGGCGCGGCCGCGGTCTCCCACCACAGCGCCGCCGAACTGCACGGCCTGGGCCGCTTGCGCCCGCGCTACGTGCACATGTCCGCCGACGGCGGACGGCTGCCCAGCAGTTCGCGGCTGGTCGTGCTGCGCCGCATGCTGCGCCGCGACGACGTGGAATCGGCGGGGGCGTTCCTGGTGACCACCCCCGTGCGGACGATGCTGGATCTCGCCGAGACCGGCATCGGCCAGACCGCACTGGACGAGATCGTGGCCGACGCGGTCGCCATCCATCGCTGCGCCGGTGCCGAAATCCGTTCCGCCGCAGAGTTTCTGACCCCGCCCGCGGCGGCGCGATTACGTCGCTCGCTGGCCCGCGCGTAAGGGCCCCGAGCCGGGCGCCACCGCGTCCCAGGGGACCGACAGGACACAGTCGCGCATGCGGCGGCGGTAGCGGCGGACCGGAAAACCGGCCTCGCGCAACAGCTTCGCCGACTCGCGCCACCGGACCCGGGGCCCGTAGGGGGACAGGTGCGCCGCGCGGGCCCAGGCGCGGTCGGCCGCGGTGAGCAGGGTGTGGATGCGCTCGCCGGGAATATTGCGGTGGATCAACGCCTTCGGCAGGCGCTCGGCGACATCGGAGGGGCGCTCGACGGTGAACGGATCCCACGCCAGCGTCAGCGAGATCGGGCCCGCGCGGTCCAGCAGCACCCAGGCGCAGCGGCGGCCCAGCTCGTCGCAGGTGCCGTCGAGCAGCAGCCCGTCGGGGGCCAGGCCGTTCAGCACCGTCGACCACGCCTGCGGCACAGCGTCTTCCGGATACTGGCGCAGAACATTGAAGGCGCGCACCAGCATCGGCCGCAATCCGGCCAATTCGAAACCGCCGCGGCCGAATTCGACGCCGTCGCGGCCCGGCACCACCCGCTCCGGGGCGATCTCCAGGCCGACCACCCGCACCTCGGTGCGCACCCGCCGCAGCCGCGCCGCCAGCTCCAGCGTCGTCACCGGGCTCGCCCCGTACCCGAGATCAACCACCAGCGGATCGAGGGCGGCGCGCAGCCGCGCGATCACCAGTTCGTCGTGCATCAGCCAGCGGTCGCTGCGGCGCAATCGGTTGATCCCCGTGGTGCCGCGGGTGATCGCGCCGACCGGTTTGTTCAGACGGTGGGGTTCTGTTCTTCGAGCCACTGTGTCGTGAATTCGGCCTCGGCGCGGAACAGGTCGACCAGATTGATCAGCATGAGCTGCTCCAGTTTCGGGCCGAGGAACGGGATGAACACCTTCGCCGTCGACGAGGTGCGCAGCGTGCAGCCGGTGTCGGTGGGGAACAGGCGCATGGTGCCCGTCAGCGTGCCCGGCCCGGACGGGATGGCCGCAGTGAACTCGCCCTCGACCTCCGGGCCGAACGGGCCGTAGGTCTCGGTGCGGGTGATCGGCATGTCCTTGCGCATCACCGTCTGCGCCAGCTCGGGCAGCATGTGGCGGGGTAGCAGGTGTTCGAGCACGACCCGCACACCGCCGTCCCCGGCGTCCAGCTCGACCACTTCGTTGGGGGAGTACTTGCGCATCTCCGCCATCCGCGCGTCCCAGTAGTCGCGGCTCGACAGCGCCGCGTACACCTCTTTGGTGGTGTGCAACGGATAACGTGCTGAGTAATCCAGTCGACGGGCCATGAGGACGTAGCGTAACGCGAGAGTTAGCGGGACCTTCGCTGCGGCGCGAAAGCGGCCCCGATCAGCGGTCGGCGATCCAGCTGCCGGTGAACTCGGCCTCCGAGGTGAGCAGCTCGGTGAGCTTCTCGGCGACGACCTTCTCGATCTTCTTGCCGAACAGCGGAACCGCGACCTCGACCGAGCCGTCGACCACCACGGTGCAGCCGGAGTCGTCGCCGGTCAGGGTGACGGTGCCGCGGACCTGGGCGGGCGCGCCCTCGACGTGGGCCTCGAAGATGCCCGAGGTGCCGGAGTAGGTCTCGGTGCGGGGGATGATCAGGTCGCCGGGGCGCACCGAGGTGAGGGCGGTCGGCAGCTCCTCCTCCGGAATGGCCTGCACCATGGCCACGCGCAGACCGTCATCCGTGGCGTCGAAGGATTCCAGGCGCGCGCCCGGTCCGCCGACCTCGGCGATGCGGTCCTTCCAGTACTGTTCGTCGGCGAGGGCCGCCCGCACCGCGTCGGCCGGGTGCGAATAGGTGGCCGTGTACGCCAAGGGTGTCGCCATGGTCGAACACGCTACCGTCTGTGGTCGTGCGTACTTCTCAGGTGGTGCCGTTCGACGCGGTGAGCGAACTGCTCGCCGCAACCGGTGCCCGGCTGCGGAATTCGGTGCGGCTGGCCGAGCTGACCACGCTGCGGGTCGGCGGTCCCGCCACCGTCGCCGACTGCGCCAGCACCGATTCGTTGGTCGCGACCGTGCGCGCGCTGGACGCCGCCGGGATTCCGGTGCTGCTGCTGGCGGGCGGCTCGAATCTGCTGATCTCCGATGCCGGATTCGGCGGTGTGGTGGTGCGCATCGCCACCGAGGGCGTACGCCTCGGCGCCGACCGGGTGGTGGCCGAGGCGGGTGCGAACTGGGACGGGCTGGTCGCCGCCACCGTCGCCGCCGGGCTGGGCGGGCTGGAGTGCCTGTCCGGCATCCCGGGTTCGGCGGGCGCGACGCCGGTGCAGAACGTGGGCGCCTACGGCGTGGAGGTCGCCGGGGTGCTGCGGCGGGTGCGGTTGCTGGATCGGGCGAGCGGTGAGATCGACTGGGTCGCACCGGAGGAACTCGGCTTCGGTTATCGCACCTCGGTGCTCAAGCACAGCGACCGGGCGGTGGTGCTCGAGGTGGAGTTCGCGCTGGATGCCACCGGGCGCAGCGCCCCGCTCGGCTACCGCGAGCTCGCGCACGCCCTCGACGCCGCCGAGGGGCAGACCCGCCCGGCCGCCGAGGTACGCGCGGCGGTGCTGCGGCTGCGGGCGGGTAAGGGCATGGTGCTCGATCCCGACGATCACGACACCTGGAGCGCGGGATCGTTCTTCACCAATCCGGTGGTGCCGTCGTCGCGGGTGGAACAGGTGCGCGCGGCCATCGCCGCGCATGTGGGAGATGTCACAATTCCCACCTACCCGGCGGTCGACGGCGTGAAGTTCTCGGCGGGGTGGCTGATCGAGCGGGCCGGGTTTGCCAAGGGTTTCCCAGGCCCCGATGCTCCGGCCCGGCTTTCCACGAAACACACACTCGCACTGACCAACCGGGGGAGCGCGACGGCCGCCGACCTGGTCCAGCTGGCCCGGTCAGTCCGGGACGGGGTCGCCGACCGATTCGGTATCCGGCTGGAGCCGGAGCCGGTTCCGGTGGGGATCGCGCTGTAGGGGCGTGGCGCGAACAACGGGGGCGCGCCGTGAACCGGCCGATGGGGCGCGGTAAATTCGAGGAAGTGAACGTTCGAGGAGTGACCAGCCGTCGTGTCGCGCTGGTGGGGATGGCTCAGCTGGCGACCGCGGCGCTGGTAGCCGCCTGTTCGAACGGCAGCGGCGACAAGGCTGCGCCGAAGAAGGACCCCGGTCCGGTCGCGAAGGTCGGCTACGAGCCCGGCAACGGCAGCGCCGACATCAGCCCGGTGGCGCCGGTCTCGCTGACCGTGACCAACGGCCGCATCGACCAGCTGGCGCTGACCAACCCCGCCGGAAAACAGGTCAGCGGCACCTTTGCCCCCGACCGGAGCAGCTTCAAGGTCAACGAGCCGCTCGGTTACGGCATCACCTACACGTGGTCGGGCACCGCGATCGGGACCGACAACAAGCCGGTGCCGATCGAGGGCAAATTCAGCACGCTGCAGCCCAGGCAGACGGTTCCGGCGACGATCAACATCGGCGACGGGCAGACCGTCGGCATCGCGGCGTCGATCATCCTGCAGTTCAAGAGCCACGTCGCGAACAAGGCCGCGGTGGAGCGGGCGCTCACCGTCACCACCACCCCGGAGACCGAGGGCGGCTGGGCCTGGCTGCCCGACGACAACGGCGGTTCCCGCGCGCACTGGCGCCCGCGCAACTACTGGGCGCCGGGCACCGACGTCACCTTCTCCGGCAAGCTGTACGGGCTCGATCTCGGCGACGGCGGGTACGGAAACTCCGACCTCACCTCCGAATTCAAGATCGGCCGCAGCCAGATCGTGCAGGGCCACGCCCCCAGCCACCGCGTGCAGGTGGTCCGCGACGGGCAGACGGTCTTCGACTTCCCGTGCAGCTACGGCGAGGGCAACGAGGCGCGCAACGTGACGCGCTCGGGCATCCACGTGGTGACCGAGAAGTACGAGGACTTCGTCATGTCGAATCCGCCGTTCTACACCAACGCCCGCGAACGCTGGGCCGTCCGCATCTCCAACAACGGCGAATTCATCCACGCCAACCCGGAATCGGCCTCGGCGCAAGGCAATACGAACGTCACCAACGGCTGCATCAACCTCAGCACCTCCGACGCCCAGGCCTACTTCCCCACCGCCATCTACGGCGACCCGGTAGAAGTAACCGGCACCTCCATAGCCCTCTCCGCCGCCGACGGCGACATCTACGACTGGACCATCGACTGGGACACCTGGAAAACCATGTCCGCCCTCCACGGCGAACCCTCCCCGGTAGTCTCCGCCACCCCCCTCCCCCCAGCCCCGGTGGGCGGCAACTGATTTCGATCCCCGTTGCAGGGCCCCAGGGGCCCTGCAACGGGGAAATACGATGGGCCCCTCGGGGTTCCGACGTGTCTTCGGGTCCTGACGTGTCTTCGGGTTCCGACATCTCTTCGGGTATCGATGTGTCCTCGGATTCCGGCATGTCTTCGGATATCGACGTGTCTTCAGGTCTCGTGCGAAGAGCCCCGCTTTCATGTGCCTGTTGCGTAGCGGTGCCCGGTCCCCGTCGCGGGTGGTACCCGTCCCCATTGCGTAGCGGTAGCCGTCTCGGTTGGGTGGCGGTGCCCGTCTCGGTTGGGTGGTGGTACCTGTCCCCGTTGGGTGGCGGTGCCTGTCCCCGTTGGGTGGCGGTGCCTGTCCCCGTTGGGTGGCGGTACCTGTCCCCGTTGGGTGGCGGTACCTGTCCCCGTTGGGTGGCGGTACCCATTTCCCCGTTGCGCGGCCCCCTGGGGCCGCGCAACGGGGATCGCTCAGGGGCGGCGGGCGAAGCGGCCTGCGTCGGCTTGGTCTCGGGGCTTGACGATGATGGTGTCCAGGTCGACGTGTGGGGGGCGGCTGGCTACGAAGCCGACGATTTCGGCGATGTCCTGGGCTACCAGGGGATCGATGCCCTCGTAGACCTTGGCGGCGCGGTCGGCGTCGCCGGCGAAGCGGACCAGGGAGAATTCGGTTTCCACTGCGCCGGGGGCGATTTCGGTGAGGCGGACCGGCTTGCCCAGCAGTTCGCCGCGCAGGGTTCGGTGCAGGACGCCCTGGGCGTGTTTGGCGGAGGTGTAGCCGGAGCCGTTGTCGTAGGTGCGGAATGCGGCCACCGAGGTGATGGTGACGATCAGGCCGTCGCCGGAGGCGATCAGCTTGGGCAGCAGGGCCCTGGTGACGCGCAGCGTGCCGAGCACATTGGTCTCCCACATCCAGCGCCAGTCGTCCAGATCGGCGTCGGCGACCGTCGCCAGGCCCTTGGCGCCGCCCGCATTGTTGACCAGCACGTCGGCCCGGTCGATCGCCTCGGTGAAGGCGCGCACCGACTCCTCGTCGGTCACGTCCAGCGGCAGCGCGGTCGCGCCGATCTCCGCGGCCAGCCGCTGCAGCCGATCGGTGCGGCGCGCGCCGATGTACACGTGGTAACCCTGCTTCGCGAGTTCCCGGGCGGTGGCTTCGCCTATCCCCGAACTGGCTCCCGTCACGACGGCATTGCGAGTGGTCATAGCCCGAGCTTAGGTTCCGAACCCCGCGGGCTCGTGTGTGGTTGCGCACGCCCCGGGCACGACGGCGGCGGCTAGCCTGGCGCTCATGGCTATTCGGGAAGTGATGAGCGCGGACGGCACGAGCATCGTCTATCAGGTGACCGGACCCGCGGACGGGCGGCCGCTGGTGCTGCTGCACGGCTGGGCGGGCAACCTGCGCAACTGGGGCGCGGCGGCGGACGAGCTGGCGCGCCGGTTCCGGGTGATCGCGGTCGACCTGCGCGGCCACGGCTACTCCGACGCTCCCGAGACCGGATACGACGACCCCAAGAACTGGGCGGCCGACATCGCGGCCGTGCTGGCCGGGGAGGGCATCGAGACGGGCGCGGTGCTGCTCGGCTGGTCCTACGGCGGCATCGTGCTCACCGACTATCTGACCGCCTACGGCACCGGCGCGGTGGCGGGGGTCGTCTACTGCGGCTCGCAGGCGGGCATCGGCCGCGGTGTGCTCGGCGCACAACCGGGACCGGCCATGCAGCAGGCGATTCCGGATGTCTTCGAAGACAGCGCGGGCCGGGCGCTGCGCGGCTTCGGCGCGTTCGGCAGCGCCAACACCGGCGGCGCGCGGGACCGGGGCGCCGACGCCCAGCGGCTGTTCGGCGGCAGCCTGTCCACCCCGCCGCGGGTGCGCAAGGCCCTGTTCTACCGCACCGTCGACAACACCGAGACGCTGCGCACCCTGGACGTGCCGGTCCTGGTGCTGCACGGCACCGCCGATCCGGTGGTCCCGATCGAGAACGGCCGCTACATCGCCGAGGCCGCGCCGGACGTGCGCACCTCCTACTGGGACGGCGCCCAGCACGGCCTGTTCATCGAGGACACCGCGCGCTTCGTCGCCGAGGTCACCGGCTTCATCGCCGGGCTGGACTGAGAAACAGCCCGCGCCAACGTTTTCCGACCCGCCGGGGCGGGGGAACATCCGCACCCGCGCGGCTGTTGCGACAGTCGGCTCCGCCGAACCGGAGCCCGTTGATCCCGTGTGATTTCGGGCACACGCCGAGGCGTGGCGGGCGACTCCGACGGCGGCCCGCGCCGCCGCCGAGTCGGCGCGCTGAGGCATGCATTCGGTACGGTTGTGCCACTTCGCATTTGCCGTCAACCCCGCTCCGCCGCCGAAACATTGCTGATCAGGCGCGTTGCGCCGGATGCCTCGAATCGCATTGTGATGGCTGTCACTTGGCGGTGGAGCTCGTACCGACCGCCTCGCTCGGGCGTGCACACTGGAGAGGTGAGTCAGCGCTCGGACATACGGCCCCATCGAATTGCCGTCTTGTCGGTGCATACCTCACCACTCGCGCAACCGGGCACCGGCGATGCGGGCGGCATGAACGTCTATGTGCTGCAGACCGCCATCCAGCTGGCCCGCCGCGGCGTCGAGGTGGAGATCTTCACCCGCGCCACCTCCTCCAACGACGAACCGGTCGTCGAGGCCGCCCCCGGCGTCCTGGTCCGCAATGTGGTGGCGGGCCCGTTCGAGGGACTCGACAAGCACGATTTGCCGACCCAGCTGTGCCCCTTCGCGGCCGAGGTGCTGCGGCAGGAGGCCCGGCAGCTGCCCGGCCACTACGACCTCATCCACTCGCACTACTGGCTGTCCGGGCAGGTCGGCTGGCTGACCCGGGACCGGTGGCGGGTGCCGCTGGTGCACACCGCGCACACGCTGGCCGCGGTGAAGAACGCCTACCTCGCCGAGGGCGACACCCCCGAGCCCCCGGCCCGCGAGATCGGCGAGAAGCAGCTCGTCGCCCAGTCCGACCGCCTGGTGGCCAACACCACCGAGGAGGCCCGGCAGCTGGTCGAGCTCTACGACGCCGACCCCGAGCACATCGACGTGGTGCTCCCGGGCGCCGACCTGACCCGCTACACGCCGGGCGACAAGGCCGCCGCGCGAACCGAACTGGGCCTGTCGCAGGACGAGCAGATCGTCGCGTTCGTCGGCCGCATCCAGCCGCTCAAGGCACCCGACGTGCTCATCCGTGCCGCCGCGCACCTGCTGCGCGACCAGCCCGGGCGCGCGCTGCGGGTGCTCATCGTGGGCGGCCCGTCCGGCACCGGCCTGGACCGCCCCGACGCGCTGATCGAACTGGCCGCCGCCCTCGGCATCGCCGACCGGGTCACCTTCCTGCCGCCGCAGCCGCCGCACCGGCTGGTGCGGGTGTACCGGGCGGCCGATCTGGTCGCCGTGCCCAGCTACAACGAATCCTTCGGCCTGGTCGCCATCGAGGCCCAGGCCAGCGGCACCCCGGTGGTCGCGGCGCACGTCGGCGGGCTGGGAACCGCTGTGCGCGACGGTGTTTCGGGCCTGCTGGTGCCGAGCCACCGCGCCGACGACTGGGCCGCGGCGCTGCGCGTGCTGCTGGACGATCCGGCCCGGCTGGTGCGCATGGGCGTGGCCGCCGCCGACCACGCCACCAACTTCTCCTGGGCGCACACCGCCGACGGCCTGCTGGACAGCTACGAGGTCGCGCTGGCGGGGTATCGCGGAATGCGGTCGCGGCTGGCGGGTACCTTCTCGGTCGAGAGCACTCAGGCCAGGTCGCGGGCGCTGTGGCGGCGCCGGATGGGAGTGGTGCGGCGATGACCGACACGTCGCGGCTGATCGAGGACACGCTGCGGGAGCGCGAGGTCGACTACACCCGCGAGGGCGAGTCCACCTTCGTCGTGGTGCTGCCCGGCGAGCGCAAGCTGAAGACCACCGTCATGCTGACGGTCGGTACGCACGGCGTGCGCTTCGAATGCTTCGTCTGCCGCAAACCGGACGAGAACTTCGAGGGCGTCTACAAATTCCTGCTTCGCCGCAATCGCCGCCTCTACTGCGTGGCCTACACCCTCGACCGCGTAGGCGACATCTACCTCATCGGCCGCCTGGCCACCCACGCGGTAACCCCCGACGAACTCGACCGAGTCTTCGGCCAAATCCTCGAGGCCGTGGACGCCGACTTCAACGTCCTCCTGGAACTGGGCTTCGCCGAATCCATCCGCCGCGAATGGAAATGGCGTGTCTCCCGCGGCGAATCCCTCAAAAACCTCCGCGCCTTCGAACATCTGGTGGACGCCGACGAGAACTGAGTCATACTCGCTCGTCGACGGAAGGTGGTCCACATGGCGGTGCTGGCGCTGGATATCGGGGCGACGAAGTTTGCGGCCGGGGTGATGGATGCAGGTCCGCGGGTGCGCGATGTTCGGGTGACGGCCGTTCCGCGGCAGAAGGCGTGGGAGACCTGCCGGGGGCTGCTGCTGTCGGTGGCGGGGAATGTCGACGTTACGGCGGTGGGGATCGGGTCGGCGGGGCCGGTGGATGTGCCCGCGGGGGTTACCGCGCCGTTGAATATTCCGGAGTGGAGTGGTGGGTTTCCGATTGTTGCGGCGGTGGGGGAGTTGTTTCCGCGGGCGGAGATTCGGTTTGCCGTCGATGGGGCGTGTCTGGTGCTGGCCGAGCATCATCTCGGGGGGTTGCGGGGCGTGCGCAACGGTCTCGCCATGACGGTGTCGTCGGGTATCGGGGGCGGGATCATCGTGGACGGCCGGGTCGCGGGTGGGCAGACCGGAAATGCCGGGCATGTCGGCCATATCGTGGTGCCCGGTTCGGAGGATCCGTGCGGGTGCGGTGGGGTGGGCTGTGTGGAGGCCGTGGCCAGCGGCATGTCGTCGGTGCGGTGGGCGCGGTCGCAGGGCTGGGGCGGGGACTCCGGCCTGGAGCTCGCGCGGGCCGCCCATGCCGGGGAGCCCATTGCCGTGGCGGCCCTGGATCGTGCGGGAACCGCACTGGGGCAGGCGATTTCGTCCGCCGCCGCGCTGCTGGACATCGACCGGGTGGTGATCGGCGGCGGGTTCTCCGAATCCGGTGCGCCGCTGTGGGATCCGATGCGGGCGGCGATCGCCCGGCACGCCCGCCTCGGCTTCCTCCGCGACCTTCAGGTGCTGGAGTCCCGAATCCACAACGGCGCCACCCTCGCCGGCGCGGGCATCCTCGCCGGCGCCCCCGCGCACGGCTGACGACGATGCCCGCCGTGCGGTCGCGACCTTTTCGGCGAGGTCGGATGGGGTCCGACGTCGGTGCGCAGTGCGATCGTGTCCGTGGCAGGAT contains:
- a CDS encoding L,D-transpeptidase, giving the protein MGRGKFEEVNVRGVTSRRVALVGMAQLATAALVAACSNGSGDKAAPKKDPGPVAKVGYEPGNGSADISPVAPVSLTVTNGRIDQLALTNPAGKQVSGTFAPDRSSFKVNEPLGYGITYTWSGTAIGTDNKPVPIEGKFSTLQPRQTVPATINIGDGQTVGIAASIILQFKSHVANKAAVERALTVTTTPETEGGWAWLPDDNGGSRAHWRPRNYWAPGTDVTFSGKLYGLDLGDGGYGNSDLTSEFKIGRSQIVQGHAPSHRVQVVRDGQTVFDFPCSYGEGNEARNVTRSGIHVVTEKYEDFVMSNPPFYTNARERWAVRISNNGEFIHANPESASAQGNTNVTNGCINLSTSDAQAYFPTAIYGDPVEVTGTSIALSAADGDIYDWTIDWDTWKTMSALHGEPSPVVSATPLPPAPVGGN
- a CDS encoding DUF2505 domain-containing protein; this translates as MARRLDYSARYPLHTTKEVYAALSSRDYWDARMAEMRKYSPNEVVELDAGDGGVRVVLEHLLPRHMLPELAQTVMRKDMPITRTETYGPFGPEVEGEFTAAIPSGPGTLTGTMRLFPTDTGCTLRTSSTAKVFIPFLGPKLEQLMLINLVDLFRAEAEFTTQWLEEQNPTV
- a CDS encoding ROK family protein; this encodes MAVLALDIGATKFAAGVMDAGPRVRDVRVTAVPRQKAWETCRGLLLSVAGNVDVTAVGIGSAGPVDVPAGVTAPLNIPEWSGGFPIVAAVGELFPRAEIRFAVDGACLVLAEHHLGGLRGVRNGLAMTVSSGIGGGIIVDGRVAGGQTGNAGHVGHIVVPGSEDPCGCGGVGCVEAVASGMSSVRWARSQGWGGDSGLELARAAHAGEPIAVAALDRAGTALGQAISSAAALLDIDRVVIGGGFSESGAPLWDPMRAAIARHARLGFLRDLQVLESRIHNGATLAGAGILAGAPAHG
- a CDS encoding YbjN domain-containing protein; amino-acid sequence: MTDTSRLIEDTLREREVDYTREGESTFVVVLPGERKLKTTVMLTVGTHGVRFECFVCRKPDENFEGVYKFLLRRNRRLYCVAYTLDRVGDIYLIGRLATHAVTPDELDRVFGQILEAVDADFNVLLELGFAESIRREWKWRVSRGESLKNLRAFEHLVDADEN
- the mshA gene encoding D-inositol-3-phosphate glycosyltransferase, with the protein product MSQRSDIRPHRIAVLSVHTSPLAQPGTGDAGGMNVYVLQTAIQLARRGVEVEIFTRATSSNDEPVVEAAPGVLVRNVVAGPFEGLDKHDLPTQLCPFAAEVLRQEARQLPGHYDLIHSHYWLSGQVGWLTRDRWRVPLVHTAHTLAAVKNAYLAEGDTPEPPAREIGEKQLVAQSDRLVANTTEEARQLVELYDADPEHIDVVLPGADLTRYTPGDKAAARTELGLSQDEQIVAFVGRIQPLKAPDVLIRAAAHLLRDQPGRALRVLIVGGPSGTGLDRPDALIELAAALGIADRVTFLPPQPPHRLVRVYRAADLVAVPSYNESFGLVAIEAQASGTPVVAAHVGGLGTAVRDGVSGLLVPSHRADDWAAALRVLLDDPARLVRMGVAAADHATNFSWAHTADGLLDSYEVALAGYRGMRSRLAGTFSVESTQARSRALWRRRMGVVRR
- a CDS encoding alpha/beta fold hydrolase; this encodes MAIREVMSADGTSIVYQVTGPADGRPLVLLHGWAGNLRNWGAAADELARRFRVIAVDLRGHGYSDAPETGYDDPKNWAADIAAVLAGEGIETGAVLLGWSYGGIVLTDYLTAYGTGAVAGVVYCGSQAGIGRGVLGAQPGPAMQQAIPDVFEDSAGRALRGFGAFGSANTGGARDRGADAQRLFGGSLSTPPRVRKALFYRTVDNTETLRTLDVPVLVLHGTADPVVPIENGRYIAEAAPDVRTSYWDGAQHGLFIEDTARFVAEVTGFIAGLD
- a CDS encoding SDR family NAD(P)-dependent oxidoreductase: MTTRNAVVTGASSGIGEATARELAKQGYHVYIGARRTDRLQRLAAEIGATALPLDVTDEESVRAFTEAIDRADVLVNNAGGAKGLATVADADLDDWRWMWETNVLGTLRVTRALLPKLIASGDGLIVTITSVAAFRTYDNGSGYTSAKHAQGVLHRTLRGELLGKPVRLTEIAPGAVETEFSLVRFAGDADRAAKVYEGIDPLVAQDIAEIVGFVASRPPHVDLDTIIVKPRDQADAGRFARRP
- a CDS encoding DUF2505 domain-containing protein, which encodes MATPLAYTATYSHPADAVRAALADEQYWKDRIAEVGGPGARLESFDATDDGLRVAMVQAIPEEELPTALTSVRPGDLIIPRTETYSGTSGIFEAHVEGAPAQVRGTVTLTGDDSGCTVVVDGSVEVAVPLFGKKIEKVVAEKLTELLTSEAEFTGSWIADR
- a CDS encoding class I SAM-dependent methyltransferase, with amino-acid sequence MARRTEPHRLNKPVGAITRGTTGINRLRRSDRWLMHDELVIARLRAALDPLVVDLGYGASPVTTLELAARLRRVRTEVRVVGLEIAPERVVPGRDGVEFGRGGFELAGLRPMLVRAFNVLRQYPEDAVPQAWSTVLNGLAPDGLLLDGTCDELGRRCAWVLLDRAGPISLTLAWDPFTVERPSDVAERLPKALIHRNIPGERIHTLLTAADRAWARAAHLSPYGPRVRWRESAKLLREAGFPVRRYRRRMRDCVLSVPWDAVAPGSGPLRAGQRAT
- a CDS encoding UDP-N-acetylmuramate dehydrogenase; this translates as MSELLAATGARLRNSVRLAELTTLRVGGPATVADCASTDSLVATVRALDAAGIPVLLLAGGSNLLISDAGFGGVVVRIATEGVRLGADRVVAEAGANWDGLVAATVAAGLGGLECLSGIPGSAGATPVQNVGAYGVEVAGVLRRVRLLDRASGEIDWVAPEELGFGYRTSVLKHSDRAVVLEVEFALDATGRSAPLGYRELAHALDAAEGQTRPAAEVRAAVLRLRAGKGMVLDPDDHDTWSAGSFFTNPVVPSSRVEQVRAAIAAHVGDVTIPTYPAVDGVKFSAGWLIERAGFAKGFPGPDAPARLSTKHTLALTNRGSATAADLVQLARSVRDGVADRFGIRLEPEPVPVGIAL